From a single Maniola hyperantus chromosome 3, iAphHyp1.2, whole genome shotgun sequence genomic region:
- the LOC138404452 gene encoding uncharacterized protein, giving the protein MAGRFLLCLVLLCVVSNYSECKRYGSSSSGRSSGSSWGRSKPSSSSSSGSRAPTYPSSPGLSGYGSGKPTSYHTYPPSPNLSGSGSGKPTSYHTYPPSPNLSGNGSRKPTSYHTYPPSPNLSGYGGGGFELPAGVYYMNKLYPSSTESKSYHSSNTNTGYGTGHNNYGTHNYGSHGQPHFNTPSYYTAPQHVYITEYRNSGSRYKDLLAGLALYNMGRSHSYHDNFYYNDDYYRGRYHTSESSSYDTPTDEATCTLRIKEDNKVEVLKIPCEIVSTFTEGSKKAATDTFTQKVCVSNYTLTNNTAPATTAVSPANVTMLSNGSINGSPVTVMNSTKCTIATDPLTVKGPPANPSNMECEVDIDTKDSYILRSKVDCSTLLHYAKMPEPKKEQSVILPPRSKLKSWLANPPWWLSLFIAV; this is encoded by the coding sequence ATGGCCGGCAGGTTTCTGTTGTGCCTCGTGTTGCTGTGTGTTGTATCCAACTATTCAGAATGTAAAAGATACGGTTCTTCTTCTTCGGGACGATCGTCTGGGTCCAGTTGGGGCCGAAGTAAACCGTCCTCCAGTTCTTCGTCTGGAAGCAGAGCACCTACGTACCCTTCATCGCCTGGTCTCTCTGGATATGGTAGCGGGAAACCTACATCCTATCATACCTACCCACCATCGCCTAATCTCTCTGGATCTGGAAGCGGGAAACCTACATCCTATCATACCTACCCACCATCGCCTAATCTCTCTGGAAATGGTAGCCGGAAACCTACATCCTATCATACCTACCCACCATCGCCTAATCTCTCTGGATATGGAGGAGGAGGATTTGAGCTTCCTGCTGGCGTCTATTACATGAATAAATTATATCCAAGTTCAACAGAAAGCAAATCCTATCATTCAAGCAATACGAACACTGGATATGGAACAggacataataattatggtacCCATAACTATGGATCACATGGACAACCACATTTTAATACGCCGTCATACTATACGGCACCTCAGCATGTTTATATCACCGAATACCGTAATTCAGGTAGCAGATACAAAGACCTTTTAGCAGGTTTAGCATTGTATAATATGGGCCGTTCACATAGCTACCACGACAATTTTTACTATAACGATGATTATTATAGAGGCAGATATCATACTTCTGAATCCTCTTCTTATGACACGCCGACAGACGAGGCTACTTGTACTTTAAGGATTAAGGAGGATAATAAAGTTGAAGTACTCAAAATACCATGCGAAATAGTATCGACTTTCACAGAAGGGAGCAAAAAAGCCGCAACAGATACCTTTACTCAAAAAGTATGCGTATCAAATTATACACTAACAAATAATACGGCCCCCGCTACCACAGCCGTTTCACCTGCAAATGTAACTATGTTGAGTAATGGTTCAATCAATGGTTCTCCTGTAACGGTAATGAACTCTACAAAATGTACTATAGCCACTGATCCCTTGACAGTTAAAGGACCGCCTGCGAATCCATCGAATATGGAATGTGAAGTGGATATTGACACTAAAGATTCGTATATTCTGAGAAGTAAAGTCGACTGCAGCACCTTGTTACATTACGCAAAAATGCCGGAACCTAAGAAAGAGCAAAGCGTTATTTTACCCCCTAGAAGTAAATTAAAATCTTGGCTTGCCAACCCACCTTGGTGGCTTTCTTTGTTCATAGCGGTATAA